From the genome of Mastacembelus armatus chromosome 21, fMasArm1.2, whole genome shotgun sequence:
TATCCTGACCTGTGAGGGCAACGCAATAATATGGACAGAGACACACTAAAAACATgcctacaacaacaccaagagtcctggctgctttgatttcagattttttagcagttactttccttgaaccctggactgtgacagttgtaatgtgagacctcatggcacgagcctgagacacagccaccacaaatactctcatatacaggactataataacagtaatagggagaataaaagaaaaaatagtaTCTGCAACTCCAGCAATGTAAttaatgacaaagacacactctCCAAAACAGGAGTTATACCTGCCTGGTTGTTCCAGGACGTCCTTTAGGATGAGACTCTGAAAGATCACAGAACATGtccaacacagacaaatacagacCTTAACtcttttttgtgtgattttgatGGAGTAATGCAtagggtcacaaatagccacataacggtcaatACATATGAGCACCATGGCTCCCACTGAAGTAGAGGCAATAACATATGCTAGATATTGGTACACAGTACACATTAGGTCACCGAGGAGCCAGCAGCCCTCTATGAACATAATTTGAAACAACATGAGGAGCCCCACGAAGAAATCTgacacagccagagagaggatgaggaggttgGTGGGAGTGTGAAGTTGTCTAGAGAGGAAGAGCAACAATatattaatcattttttaaagtatCAGTTATCATtcagataaaagcaaaaatggcaaaaactgatatacagaaatatgaactgaaaaaatgttcaaataatgACTATTGCACAGGCTGTCTATCTACTACTTTCATGaattgacaaaatatttttatacttgaAATAGGAGACAgagatgatgaccagcaggttgagaaaTGCAGTAAGCAGAGAAATGGAGAACAGCACAATGTATGTCAGCATGGTCTCAAAGTGAGGACGCTTTGGCTTCACACAGGAGGAGTTGAGgagctgtggaaagcagagttcagtttcctccaagGTTTCCATcaccagagagaggagaagctgctgagctctggCAGAGTTTTATGCGAAGCTTTCTGTCAAACACCTGATTTATGTCCTCCATCCCATCCCCCCTTCCTCCTCacctttgctgctgtttttttctccaaagAATTTGAATTGCTATGCCTTCTGTGCTTGGCAGGAATGGTCTCTTTTCCATATCTATAATTTTTTCACCCAGATTATTCCATCAAGTAGAAAATACACTTGCACTAATACTCATCAATAATTAGAGATACCATTTATTTAGGCtttaaaaacatgttggttGGGTTTAGGCATTAAATCATCtcagttaggtttaggcaataaaacatgtcagttaggtttaggcaataaaagGCTTTGGctaggtttaggcaataaaacgtTGCTGTTAGtgttaggcattaaaacatctcaATTAGGGTTAGGCTTAATGCCTAACCCTAATATCTTGGTTAGGTGTAGGCATTAAAAGGTTTTGGctaggtttaggcattaaaacgttggggttagggttaggcattaaaacatcttggttaggtttaggcattaaaatgtctcgattaggtttaggaaataaaatgtatcaggtttaggcattaaaatatctCGGTTAGGTGTAGGCATTAAAAGGTTttgatgttaaaatgtttttaggtttaggcattaaaatgtctcgattaggtttaggaaataaaatgtatcaggtttaggcattaaaatatctcggttagggttaggcattaaAAGGTATTGGCtatatttatgcatttaaatgtctcggttaggtttaggcattaaaaggTTTTAGCTTtaaatgtcttggttaggtttaggcattaaaaggTATTGGCTATGTTTAGGCATTGAAgcatcttggttaggtttaggcattaaaacatctcggttagggttaggcattaaaacgtctcggttaggtttaggcaataaaacatcctggttaggtttaggcaaaaGAAAAGTCTTGTGTTCCAGTTTAGACTTTAAAACATCTCGGTTACagttaggcattaaaatgtcttggttaggttcAGGTAATAAAACGTCtcaggtttaggcattaaaacgtctcggtcaggtttaggcaataaaatgaaaaaatagcTCTACTGACTAATATATGGGACTTATGTACGCTGGGGAAGcatggtgggttagtggttagctcAATtgtcacagcaagaaggtttctggtttgaaacccatcaggggcctttctgtgtggagtttgcatgttctccctgtgcttgtgtgggttttctccaggtactctggtttcctcctacagtccaaaaacatgtatgtcaggttgattggtgactctaaattgcccataggagtgagtgtgagtgtgtgaggttgtttgtctctatgtggccctgtgatggactggtgacctgtccagggtgtacccctgcctttcacccaaagagagctgggataggttccagcagatccctgtgactctaataGGAATAAACTGATAGATAGTGGAGGGATGGAAGCtgtaatgatgataatgatgatgatgatgatggttattcaatagtaagacatCAGTCAAATTGGTTGAGTCATCATGTCAGGAAATTGAATGCAAAACAAATTATTAGCTTCTTTGACCTATGTCTATGACTTGTCCGTACCCTCTGATTTGAACCATCACCTTAAATAGTATTTCTACATTAGCAGGCAGAATGGCAGGAGCTCTGCCACCTTTATGATATAATGGTGTACATCACAATGGCAGTCTCGTCAGACCCTTAATGTCACAAACACATGGCTACAATGGCAAGTACATGTATAAGGGATCTCTATATTGTCATGGaattgttttaaacattttctttgcaatagaaagactgaacagaaaataaaaccatgttaTGATAAATATATTGAAAAGTAAATTTTTGAAAGTTCAAGGCTCAGGTTGCAAGATGATTCTTGGGTCAAGTATTTGGGAATATGCAGAAAAGCAGGAGAACCAGTTGGGTTAAATcaattttaaacaaattgtAGTCTCACAGCCACTATATcaaattacagtacattattttCTATTAATTCTACCATTGACCACATACAGTGTTTGGGGCCAGGtttggagtgttttttttttttaacttcaagTTGTTCAGTGAGGCGACCTTTTTCTCTCTGAGGTTTCAGCCCCATTCACCGTGGGAAATGAAGTCAACAAAGGACCTTGTTCCTCACAGGCGTAGcgtccttcaggtgcttttttgcaaactccaagcagctttcatgtgttttgcactgaggagagactTCTGTCTAGCCACCCTGCCTTAAAGCTCAGATTTGTGGAGGGCTGaagtgatggttgtccttctggaactttgtcccatctccacacaggatctctggagctcagtgaGACTGACCATAATGTTCTTGGTTACCTCTCTTACTAAGACCCGCCTCTTACGACTGCTTAGTTTGGCTAGGCGtccagctcttggaagagtcaTGCCTGTGCCAAACTTCCATTTGggtattatggaggccactgtcctcctgggaaccttcagtgcagcagaaatgtttttgtagccttccccagctctgtctATCAACAGTCCAgtctctgagctctgctggCAGTttctttgacctcatggctggGTTTTTcctctgatatgcattgccagcaGTGATACCATCTATAATGAGGccttccaaatcatgtccaatcaattaaATTTACAAtaggtggactccaatcaagacatagaaacatctcagcaatgaTCAATAGAAATAGAAGGCACCTGAGCAAATTTTCAcgtgttgttgcaaagggtctgaatacttatgtaaatgtactattccagttttttcattttagtaaaTTTACAGGTTCCTAAaatccttttttcattttgtcattatgtggtactgagcgTAATTGAATGacaacaaattaatttaaacaattgtagtatcagactgcaacataaaaaaaattttaaaagggTTTACACAAACATTATAACCAAATACATTTCTCTGATCATGATCTCATTTTAGACATGCACATTTTAGACACCATGCAGTGTCGCTACAGTATGTTGGCCTCACAGGAGTCAGGCTGCAGTATTTTAAGTGTAAGaatgtttttaattgattttctaaaccaggggtaaAAAGAAGCATAGATCACAGGGTTTAGACAGGAGTGAAACGAGTATAAACACAAGACAGATGCTGCTGATGAAGCATTCATGAAATTATCTTGACCTGTAAGAGCAACACAATAATATGGACAGagacataataaaaacacaactacaacaacaccaagagtcctggctgctttgatttcagattttttagcagttactttaactgaaccctggactgtgacagttgtaatgtgagacctcatggcacgagcctgagacacagccaccacaaatactctcatatacaaaaccaaaataacagCAATGGgaagaataaaggaaaaaataagatCTGCAATTCCAGCAATATAAttaatgacaaagacacactctCCAAAACAGGAGTTATACCTGCCTGGTTGTTCCAGGACGTCCTTCAGAATCAGACTCTGAAAGATCACAGAACATGACCAACAGAGACAAATGCAGACCTGAATTCTTTTTTGAGTGACTTTGATGGAGTAATGCAtagggtcacaaatagccacataacggtcaatacatatgagcaccatgtttcCTACTGAGACAGAGGAAATGATGTAGTCTAGATATTGATATAAAGTACACATGAGGTCACCAATGTACCAGCAGCCTTCTATGAGCATAATTTGGAACAACATTAGAGTGCCCACGAAGAAATCTGAGACAGCCAGGGAGAGGATGAGGAGATTGGTGGGTGTTTTgagctgcctggagaggaaGACCAGTAATATGTTTATCATTATTTGTAATAACAATTTTCATTCAGATAAAATTAGAATcatcaaacactgaaacatgagAACACTATTTCCATCTTTGAAATcagataattatttttttaatgacaaattcCTGACTTTTTGTTAATATCTATCTgtataataaatgaattaaatatgtAGCTACTTGAAGTGTGAAATAGAGATGATGACCAGCAAGTTGAGAaatgcagtgagcagagagatggagaacaGCAGAATGTAAGTCATCATGGTCTCAAAATGAGGACGCACTGTCTTCACACAGGAGGAGTTGAGgagctgtggaaagcagagttcagtttccaCCAAAGTCTCCATcaccagagagaggagaagctgctgagctctggCAGCTTTTCACCAAAGTTTTCTAACATACACCTGATTTATCTCCTCACCTCCCACCTCTCCGTCTGCCTCacctttgctgctgtttttctctccacaaGGACTGAATCCCTTCTGGGCTCACTTTTCTTAGTGGAATGACTGtggtctgtgtttattttgatttcaaCCCATCTCTCAGATGTCTGCAGTCAAAGCTAAACTGAAACCATACATTTTGCACAACCATTGTAATACAGTGCcatatttttctatatattgTGCACCCATACCTTCCCAACTGGTAAAAAATCCCATTTTCAGGATGTGACTTCTCTGTTTCAGTGTCAGTCAGGCTGTGGAAAGTAGAGTAGTTGGAGTTCACAACATACTTGAGGGTGGCCACATACAAACTGAGAGCACAACAGACAATATCCATATCTGACTAACAAACTTCAGTTATGTATAAAAGGGGGTACACCGTCCCTCTAGTGTGGTTATAAATACCTTCAACTACAAGTTGGACTTTAACCTTATAGTTTTATTAAGGGCCACTGTGGTCAAGAACACAGGCAGCACAAGTAAAGTGTGTCATGCTAATGCTTCGAGACCAAACCCTGAAGGCTCCACTATCACAAAAATCTCTTCAAATGAACAAGCTTCACTGGTCATTTTTGAGAAAGCTAAATTGTAACAGATACAGTTTGAATGCAAACACTTACACAGTGTTGAGTCAAAACATTATGACTATCATTGGAACTGGCAGCCCCATACGTAGAAGGATGTGATTCACTGGATGTTGTGGCACATTCATCCATAACCACTATTCAAATTCTCTGCAACTTGCACCACTGTTATGTTGCGGAGctgtgctggagaaggagtgaaggagaggcctaggacccaagtgcagaatGAGAAAAAGGCTTTATTTTCCTGGAATTGCCAGGGTTCAGGAACACTACATATAAAGACATTTAGCATCCACAACAACTGGTACTCGTGTCTACGGTTTCTATCTAGCAATGCTCCcgcaaaacacaaaggaaagcAGGGTCCATAGATAGGGAGTAAGAACAAAAGGCAGATTGAAAACAGATGAAACTAATTAAGGTTAAACAACGTAAAGCTtccggggaccagtgcagggaaaaaagaacacaaaataatggtccctggcaggaagtcccaaaagggaatcatgacagtaccccccctcAATGGCCGGGTTCCAAAGTCCAAACACAGATCCTGGATGGGAGGAGGGGGAATGAGGAGATAAGCACCAAAGGGTGTGTGGGGAGGAACCGTCCACTGTCCGGCGGTCTGCCCCCATACTGGCCCGGAAGGAGGTACAGTCCGAGAGGACAACCCCTTGGGCAGTTGAGTGTCTGAGGTTGCTCTGGAGCTCAGCCGCTCAGGCACCCAAAGTTCTGGGACCGCTCTGGAGGACGGCCTCTTAGGTGAGTTGAGACCTGGAGCTGTTCTGGAGGACAGCCCCTGAGGCGGGAGTAGGTCCGAGGCCGTTAGGGAGGATGGCCCCTTGAGCGGACTGAGAGCCAGGGCCGCTTGGGGAGAGGGCCTCTGGGGAAGCCTGGAACCCAGGACCACTTTGGAGAATGACCCCTCGAGGCGGCAGGGGTCTGAGACCGCTTGGGAGGACAGCTCCTGAAGAgagctggagactgaggtgaaggtCTGGCTGCGAACTCAGACAAGGGACTAGCCAGAGACTGAGAGGAAGGGTGAGTGGCTGGCCAGAGACTGAGTCGAGGGGCTAACTGGAAACTCAGGTAAAGAGCTGCCGTGGTCTCGGGTGAGAGACCTGCCCGAAACTCAGGAGAAGGGCTGGCCAGAGACTGGGGTGAAAGGCTGGCCAGAGGCTGAGGAGAGAGgcctgctggaaactcaggtgagtGGCTGGCCGGAGGCTGAGTCTTAGAGCTAGCTGGGAGCTCAAGTGAGTTGTTGGCCGGAGACTGAGAAGAAAGGCAGGCCAGGAACGGAGACGAGGGGCTTGCCTGAAGCACAGATGAGTGGCTGGCCGGAGGCTGAGTCTTAGAGCTAGCTGGGAGCTCAAGTGAGTTGTTGGCCAGAGACTGAGAAGAAAGGCAGGCCAGGAACGGAGACGAGGGGCTTGCCGGAGGCTGAGTCGAAGAACTAGCTGGGAGCTCAGGTGAAGGGCCAGCCGGAGACCAAGGCGAAGGGCTGGTCAGACATTCGTGAGAGAGGTCTGAGGGAAACTCAGGCGaagggctggctggagactgaagtGAACAGTTGGCTGAGGACTGAGGCAAAGAACTAGCCAGAAACTCAGGAGAGAGGCCTGCTGGGAACTGAGGCGAAGGtctggctggagactgaagtGAACAGCTGGCCAAGGACTCCGGCTTCAGGCAAGCCTGCCGAAGAACTAGCCAGAAACTCAGGAGAGAGGCCTTCCGGAAACTCAGGCGAAGGGCTGGCCAGAAACAGGCTGCAGAGCACATGAGCCTGGAAATGAGTCTGGTGATTCTGGCTGCGGTGCTGGAGACTCTGGCCAAGGTGGCAGCGCTGGAGGCTCTGACTGCTGCGGCTCTGCcgaggcggcactggagacCCTGGCCGAGCAGGCGGTGCTGGAGACCTTGGCCAACCAGGCGGTGCTGAGGACCCTAGCCGAGTAGGCAGTGCTGGGGATcctggctgctgcagctttggCTGAGGCAGTGATGCTGGAGTCAAAGAACTAGCCAGAAACTCAGGGGAGAGGCCTTCTGGGAACTCAGGTGaagggctggctggagactgaagtGAACAGCTGTCTGAGGACTGAGGCGAAGAACTAGCCAGAAACTCAGGAGAGAGGCCTGCCAGAATCTCAGGCGAAGGGCTGGCTGTGGGCTCTGGATAAGGGTTAGCCGTGGACTCCGTTGGACAACGTAGGGCTCCAGCTGAGCGCAGACCTCTGGCCGGAGAGTGCTAAGCTGAAGCTGGAGAGCGCTGACCTCTAGCTGGATAATGTTGGCCTCTAACTCAGGAGCAGAgctggccagagactgaggtgaagagctAGATGGAGGCTCAGGTGAATGGTTGGCTGGCAACTGATGCAAGGGGCTGACCAGAAACTCAGGTGAGGGACTGGCCAGAGACTGAGATGAAGGGCTAGTTGGAGACTCAGGTGAGCAGGCAGTTGACTGAGACGAAGAGCTAGCCAGACACTCAGGTGAGAGGCCTAccagagactgaggtgaagagctAGCCAGAAACCCAGATGAGAGGCCTGCCGCAAACTCAGACGAAGgactggctggagactgaggtgaagggctagctggaaactcaggtgagagCCCTGCTAGAAACTCAGGTGAAGAGCTAGATGGAAACTCATGTGGAAGGCCTACTGGAAACTCAGATGAAGGGCTGGCTCGAGACTGAGACGAAGAGCTAGCCGGAAACTCAGATGAGACGCCtgctggagactcaggtgaAAGGCTGGCCAGAGACTGGAagggaacctcagcggggacaatgtcgtcggcacactgaggctctCGAAGCCTGGGTGGAACCTTAGCGGGAacgctgtcgtcggcacactgaggctctgATGTCTGTTGCTTGGGATGACGGCAGTGCTGTTGTTGAGGTTGCAGAGCACATGAGCCTAATGATGAGTCTGGTGATTCTGGCTGTAGCACTGGAGACTCTGGTTGGTTGCTAAATAGAAACCGTAGACACGAGTACCAGTTGTTCCCACCTCGTGCCGCTAGCAGGGACAGGAGCGAGGTCCCATGGAGCCAGGGGCTGAGCTTTCAGCTCCTGCCAGATGGTGCGTGCCTCTGCCGGAGTCAGTGATCAAGGAGCTGGCGTAGAAGCCTGGGAAACTGGTGGTGAGGCTAGAAAAGCTGGCAGGGAAGCCTGAAAAACAGGGAGAGGGCGGCACAGCTCCCAGGCTACGCCAATGGGAAACACTCCTCCATCACCAAGAGAACGGAGGCCATGAGGATTAACGTTTCAGTCAGCCCTCTGCTTCGTCACATAGCTGAGCAGGTGCGTGAAGCGCCTCttcaaaacagaacaaaagtcCATTACCTCCGTGTATTCCTGGGAGTTCTGGATGATAGCAGCCAGGGTGCTCAGGAAACCGGAGATCAGTTGGTCCTCTATCTGGTGTGAACATTCTGTTATGTTGCGGAggtgtgctggagaaggagtgaaggagaggcgtaggacccaagtACAGGACGAgaaaaaggctttatttttCTGGAATTGCCAGGGTTCAGGAACACtacaaataaagacatttagcATCCACAACAACTGGTACTTGTGTCTACAGTTTCTGTCTAGCAATGCtcccacaaaacacaaaggaaagcAGGGTCCATAGATAGGGAGTAAGAACAAAAGGCAGAttgaaaacaggtgaaactaattaaGTTTAAACAACgttcacttgcgcaacattatcaaaattaggagcatcctgtctcaaaatgatgcagaaaaactagtccatgcatttgttacctcaaggctagaggctagattactgtaactcattactatctggatgtcccaatatctccataaaaagcctccagttaatccagaatgctgcagccagagtcctgacaggaactagcagaatagatcatatttctcctatattagcttctcttcactggctccctgtaaaatacagaatagaatttaaaatccttcttctcacatacaaatcccttcatgatcaagctccttcatgccttaaagacctcatagtaccatatcattccaatagaccacttcgaTCCCAGAGTGTAgttctacttgtggttcccagagtttccaaaagtagaatgggaggcagagcctttagctatcaagctcctctcctgtggaaccagctcccagtctgggttcaggaggcagacactctctgtacttttaaggctagaccttcctttttgacaaagcgcATAGTCAGTGCTGGCtccaggtaaccctgaaccatcccttagttatgctgctataggcctagactgcccgaggaccatcggtgcaccgagctcccctaccctaaccctaaccctaacacccCCTTCccttcacctctcctcctctcctctgccctcacatgtatattccaccattgaatgtcacaaaccttgtgctctctctctctcccctactttgtgctctctccttctctctctgtaccttctgcaggtgtccctggtcctggagctgtatattactgatgtgcagttactgccccaccaacctgcagtgtctatttgttgtttattgttgctgttcttttctctctcctctatccactcaccccaaccgggTGAGATAGATGGCGACCCAAACTgatggaggttttttcttccgttaaagggagtttttccttaACCTCCTAACCTCCACTTTCTCGCCCATTATCCCAGTGAACGGTCTGATGGTGACAAGTTTTCCCACCTAGCCTAGAACGCATCTTTGCTGTTTGGGGCGAAGTGCAGGCCAGGCAGTTGGCCACCCCAGCCGTTGCTCTGACCCCCTGCCCTTCCAAGCAGCTCTCTTCTGCCTCCCAGCCACAGATTTCCAGGGCCAGAAGGATGGCCAGCTCATGGACTGCCTCTGCTCCCAAGGAGCCTCGGTAGCAGTGTAGTTCTGAAGTATGACAGGACTGTATTTCGGTGTATAGTTAGTAGTTTTGTATTGCTGTTGTTGATAAAGAGACAAACCTTTCCCTCTGGGGCACTTTTTCCTGATCGAAACAGCTGACCCCTGCCATCCATAAGGCAGCAGTGGTTGCACATGCCTCCCTGACAAATTGGCAGCCCTACATCTGCCATGCTCATGCTGGCTGGTATGAGTGCGCATGTTAAGTACAAGCAGTACATCTCCACCCCCAATTTACAGCTTCACACTTATCACGGCTGGGCCCTCTGGCAGCCTGTAATCACTTGCCATGGACCTTTATAAGTTAAAGTGTGAGACTTTTGCTTATAAATATTTGTCAtccataatttatttaaattgttttcatttataggGCACACTTTAGGCCTgcattattattagtattgtACACGTTTCACAGCTGAATGGCTCTGCATTAGaagaatatccatccatccatccatccatctatacccccttagtcctaaccagggtcccagggatctgctggagcctatcccagctctctttgggtgaaaggcaggggtccaccctggacaggtcaccagtccatcacagggccacatagagacaaacaacctcacacactcacactcactcctatgggcaatttagagtcaccaatcaacctaacacacatgtttttggactatttGTTTTTGATGCTATTAATATTTCCTGTAATATCAGAGATAATGTGAGGCTGAATTTGTGGCAGGAGATTCTGGACAAATACAAGTTCATCTCTGCATTAACCTTGGTCAAATACTAAAGTAGGTTTATCTAGAAATGTCACTGAAACAtacaaaatgcatgtttttttaagacAGTGTGGCTCAGCAGGTCTGGTCACAAAGCTGTTTTAACAGCACACTGATGGTTTTGACAGATGTTTGAGTAAGAGCAAACATCTGGACTTATAGCTTATACAAATAGTCCAAATGCcttaattttctgtttcaaGGCATCACTTATTTTATATCAGGGTGTAGATGACTGCTTATCATTATAGACTTTCTCTTGGTGAACTCagtaaaacacactgtacatattATTAAGAAGTATTCTGGTGTAGATCACAGTTCGATGTTTAGATGACACATTAATAACCTGTTTCTCAGCTGTGATTCTTACACAGCAATATGAGCAAATGAACTGAAGTGTTacaaactcagcagcagcaggtcgataatgtttacaaatgtaaatgccTTCATACAGTCTGCCTGCAGTCCTATTTCAGTAATAGCTGAATTTGGAGCTGTGTTTTATCTTTATAACAACATTACAGGTGCATTGAACAGCATTGAGTAACTATTAAAAGTAGATTGTCCATGTGAAAATAATTCTTTGTTCTATTTTCATGCCCTCACCTGTCCCTTAAAACAGCCCTGCAATTACTTTTCACCGTGAAAAAATTTGTAATGCTTCTCTACAAGATGTTGGCCTCACAGGAGTCAGGCTGCAGTATCTTAAGTGTAACAATGAATTTGactgattttctaaaccaggaATAAAGgaaggcatagatcagagggtttaaACAGGCATTAAAATAGTACAGACATATGACAAAAGCAGCAGATGAAGCATTCATCAAGTTATCTTGACCTGTAAGAGCAACACAATAATATGGACAGagacataataaaaacacaactacaacaacaccaagagtcctggctgctttgagttcagattttttagcagttacttttcttgaaccctggactgtgacagttacaatgtgagacctcatggcacgagcctgagacacagccaccacaaatactctcatatacagaaccacaataGCAGTAATGGGgagaataaaggaaaaaagaagatCTGCGATTCCAGCAATGTAATTAACAACAATGATACACTCTCCAAAACAGGAGTTATACCTGCCTGGTTGTTCCAGGGCATCCTTCATTACCAGACTCTGAAAGATCACAGAACAGAtccaacacagacaaatacagacCTTAACTCTTTTTTGTGTGACTTTAGTGGAGTAATGCAtagggtcacaaatagccacataacggtcaatacatatgagcaccatgtttcCTACTGAGGTAGAAGCAATGATATAAGCTAGATACTGATACACAGTACACATGAGGTCACCAAGAAACCAACAACCGTCTATGAACATTATTGGAAACAACAGGAGGAGCC
Proteins encoded in this window:
- the LOC113123715 gene encoding trace amine-associated receptor 4-like, with the translated sequence METLEETELCFPQLLNSSCVKPKRPHFETMLTYIVLFSISLLTAFLNLLVIISVSYFKQLHTPTNLLILSLAVSDFFVGLLMLFQIMFIEGCWLLGDLMCTVYQYLAYVIASTSVGAMVLICIDRYVAICDPMHYSIKITQKRVKVCICLCWTCSVIFQSLILKDVLEQPGRYNSCFGECVFVINYIAGVADTIFSFILPITVIIVLYMRVFVVAVSQARAMRSHITTVTVQGSRKVTAKKSEIKAARTLGVVVGMFLVCLCPYYCVALTGQDSVLKATAAASVLCLYYVNSFLNPLIYAFFYPWFRKSVKLIFTLKILQPDSCDTNIL
- the LOC113123717 gene encoding trace amine-associated receptor 13c-like, which produces METLVETELCFPQLLNSSCVKTVRPHFETMMTYILLFSISLLTAFLNLLVIISISHFKQLKTPTNLLILSLAVSDFFVGTLMLFQIMLIEGCWYIGDLMCTLYQYLDYIISSVSVGNMVLICIDRYVAICDPMHYSIKVTQKRIQVCICLCWSCSVIFQSLILKDVLEQPGRYNSCFGECVFVINYIAGIADLIFSFILPIAVILVLYMRVFVVAVSQARAMRSHITTVTVQGSVKVTAKKSEIKAARTLGVVVVVFLLCLCPYYCVALTGQDNFMNASSAASVLCLYSFHSCLNPVIYASFYPWFRKSIKNILTLKILQPDSCEANIL
- the LOC113123152 gene encoding trace amine-associated receptor 6-like, yielding METLVETELCFPQLLNSSCVKTVRPHFEIMMTHVILSIICVLTVFLNLLVIISISHFKQLHSTTNLLILSLAASDFFVGLLLLFPIMFIDGCWFLGDLMCTVYQYLAYIIASTSVGNMVLICIDRYVAICDPMHYSTKVTQKRVKVCICLCWICSVIFQSLVMKDALEQPGRYNSCFGECIIVVNYIAGIADLLFSFILPITAIVVLYMRVFVVAVSQARAMRSHIVTVTVQGSRKVTAKKSELKAARTLGVVVVVFLLCLCPYYCVALTGQDNLMNASSAAFVICLYYFNACLNPLIYAFLYSWFRKSVKFIVTLKILQPDSCEANIL